A window from Athalia rosae chromosome 5, iyAthRosa1.1, whole genome shotgun sequence encodes these proteins:
- the LOC105684152 gene encoding teneurin-m isoform X3 — translation MNYTQGKGRLYPAYSLSGSEGEENSPSLRGGRAYPSNSHPTNQVQHNHYNSNQHKQRAYQHPLFHVPGSGAGLSDTPTSGNASDETLTDSELTNLARDSTLLVHNGCLLDNVAPRGPPDVPPRNPTMSRLNGRLPGSHATSDHERDPDLEPSCLVRTPSGNFYNIPKIPKNEYNNKNQSTGNSPIKVELQNNMDRVTLPYGHGPSMIPMRRQSIRCQLRKGIDWCSWKLIAIVVIMLSLCLTAALTYVAASNMVHWSYQGTKGTVLVGETTESKPATAEANKTSSSRPRQQSSSGGNYRKYILDRVYLRKRRDTLNQHAPVSHKTFLQTSEAPLETQSIGEIYSSTPNDRAEQTDKAGTTTANYLHEDMSKSVHAELNGRKNDQVSGETSTLAPIVETRQSVGSSTPESVLSVNVSSSTNYSLDREKLTTSVSHSFQTASDLHDSSDNVPPKNSSKANKSSTEIDAPPMLRPNSDEDKITETSDTTDKNKSDVKVPSITEVVPEYMDMIVTKIGSSGTTFNNVYTSSSTSTNLDAQDKSTTDYPISINIDEKSNSGSFGMIVNDPSEKNKSENADLVLDNSRSVSKHIDPGDVSLSFGQDNIESVNTSAIHADTAKGTVEVLPVALPLVVSRVDSETGMNSSKTLEKLELQSKSAASVKESEISDKEKTRQEEKQIRTTVSNQDEKILSDSREKLNESEVLETPGVIKETRELSSEDSSSEFINGEGSSGDTPAEAEKSEELQRDYPVFSYGQDEIEIVKLRTDPIDAPMESKIVPNLATNEVKIEEAKNVPPTLTTKRKENLMIVNAGEEEFTEKIGDKIGQRGTDRSNNDDDDNNSVQHEDKSNQGSKSSNNPRNGPTLHETHETSQSINANSITSNTNIISEHPLSEQVHIVEVPRATEFQQQSRRVVVNVTIGTEEFAGPSEFKKASRPLYMLSVSVPTNGEINSFPGINISPIQLPAQPAMSSMMSNPSVVLEQTTTTRIPPPPQPPTTPPPSWGGECECSCPCMDSYEKDNFSEGLTASEEALLRDFENESFNSSYEETDLFNSSEDYSETNNNFTEIHNLEDLLEIEESTTESWLNSTDFTDTESTTDFSETTTEGYWCSGTTPLPPEPTILILEGARTFPARSFPPDGTTFAQVALGQRLSKEIPPYSYWNMQFYQSEAAYVRFDYNIPRGASIGVYARRNALPTHTQYDLLEVLSGFKARTSRASHVSVIQPSIKKEVTHYMEPGHWFLSLYNDDGDPQEVAFIAVVAEDMTHNCPNGCSGKGECLLGHCQCNPGFGGEDCSDSVCPVLCSQRGEYINGECQCNPGWKGKECSLRHDECEVPDCNGHGHCTNGKCNCVRGYKGKFCEEIDCPHPTCSGHGFCAEGTCICKKGWKGADCSQMDKEALQCLPDCSGHGNFDLETQTCLCEPMWSGDDCSKELCDLDCGPHGHCVDNACDCVPGWSGELCNMKQCDPRCNEHGQCKNGTCLCVTGWNGKHCTMEGCPNSCSGHGQCRVNGDAQWECRCYDGWDGTDCSVLLEQNCSDSRDNDKDGLVDCEDPECCANHHCRDSQLCVSAPKPIDILLRKQPPAITASFFERMKFLIDEGSLQNYARQETFNESRSAVVRGRVVTALGTGLMGVRVSTSTPLEGFTLTRDDGWFDLLVNGGGAVTLQFGRSPFKPQSHIVFVPWNEVIIIDKIVMSTTDEKQISHIPHACAAHDYDLMKPVVLATWKHGFQGACPDKSAILAESQVIQESLQIPGTGLNLVYHSSRAAGYLSTIQLQLTPETIPPSLNLIHLRITIEGILFEKTFEADPIIKFTYAWNRLNVYRQRVYGVTTAMVKVGYEYIDCKDIIWDVQTTKLSGHDMSISEVGGWNLDIHHRYNFHEGILQKGDGSNIYLKHKPRVILTSMGDGHQRPLDCFDCDGQASKQRLLAPVALAAAPDGSIFVGDFNLVRKILVDGTVKTVVRLNATRVSYRYHIALSPLDGVLYISDPESHQIIRVRDTNDYSDPEHNWETVVGSGERCLPGDEAHCGDGALARDAKLAYPKGVAVSADNVLYFADGTNIRMVDRDGIITTVIGNHMHKSHWKPIPCEGTLNVEEVHLRWPTELAINPLDNSLHMIDDHMVLQLAPDGRVKVVAGRPLHCASPSTTFDTELATHATLVMPQSIGFGPAGDLYIAESDSQRINRVRVIGTDGKISPYAGAESKCNCLERGCDCFEADHYLASSSKFNTISAVAVSPDGIVHIGDQANYRIRSVMASIPDASGAREYEIYSPDTQEIYVFNRFGQHIATKNILTGETNYLFAYNVNTSNGKLSTVTDAAGNKVFLLRDYSSQVNSIENTKGQKCRLRMSRMKMLHELSTPDNYNVTFDYHGPTGLLKTKLDSTGRSYVYNYDEFGRLTSAVTPTGKVISLTFDLSVKGATVKIGQNNRKPVSMLIKGSSVVTKVGEAEQRTIVLGDGSVGRVTPWLHTVSTDTVPYSILAEIEPLLGESYPVPAKQRTEIAGDLANRFEWRYFLRRVQGNKNRGNAKAVAQVGRKLRINGENLLSLEYDRESNTVAVFMDDRVELLNVTYDRTARPVKWGPRNGIFAGVDLEYDRFSRLTSWTWGDISETYGFDRAGRLYEIKYSDGTAMIYAFKDMFSSLPLKVTTPRGSDYLLQYDEAGALQSLTTPRGHIHAFSLQTSLGFYKYQYYSPMNRHPYEILYNDDGQILAKVYPHQSGKVAYVYDHTGKLETTLAGLSSIHYTYQEATSLVRSIDVNEPNFEMRLEYKYHAGIVKDEKIKFGSKSGMDNAHYRYQYDGNARISGLEVDINGKELPQLRIKYNQNLGLLEGVSDLRIYRNTFNRSVMQDTSKQFFTITDYDDHGRIKTVLMNIRSLDVFRMELEYDNRNRIKMRKFNIGRESMMDKITYNADGHVLEVADTDNNWQYSYDENGNIIGVTEQNEKITLGYDSGDRVVQYGDVEFNSYDGRGFVVRRGEHKYRYNSRGQLIHAFEHDKFQIWYFYDDRGRLVAWNDDRGNITQYFYANPRTPDLITHVHFPKSSKTFRFLYDARDFLITVETSEQRFYVASDQNGSPLALFDTNGNLIKEMGRTPFGKIIKDTNPDFYLPIDFHGGLLDPNTRLVYLKKRLYDPAVGQWMTPAWEQMANKLTTPTDIFIYRFRNNDPINNKQNVEYMTDLPSWLMLYGYDVSAMLGSEYTKEMVYQPSATITSPQLTPEFGVMSGLQCIVNRVHEKFSDLGFVPKPLLKLEPKTRNLLPRVAHRRAVFGEGVLVSRVGGRALVSVVDGVNSVVQDVVTSVFNSSFFLPLHFSVHDQDVFYFVKDNALKIRDDMEELRRLGGMFNVSTHETTEHGAGTWKELRLHNPDAAVVIKYGADPEQERHRILKHAHKRAVERAWEIEKQLVAAGFQGRGDWTEEEKEELINHGDVDGYEGVDIHSVHRYPQLADDPGNVAFTRDTKRKRRKSGNRRNRIHRHDS, via the exons AGTTACGCTACCTTACGGCCACGGGCCATCGATGATTCCCATGAGGAGACAGAGCATCAGATGTCAGCTACGCAAAGGCATTGATTGGTGCAGTTGGAAACTGATTGCCATCGTCGTGATCATGCTATCACTTTGTCTGACCGCGGCACTCACCTACGTTGCAG CCTCGAACATGGTGCACTGGTCTTACCAAGGCACGAAAGGCACGGTTCTCGTCGGTGAGACAACAGAATCAAAGCCGGCAACTGCGGAGGCAAATAAAACCTCGTCAAGCAGACCCCGACAGCAATCGTCATCGGGAGGTAATTACCGGAAATATATTTTAGATCGTGTGTATTTGCGCAAACGTAGAGATACTCTTAACCAGCATGCCCCGGTGTCGCACAAAACTTTCCTGCAAACCTCTGAAGCACCTTTGGAAACGCAAAGTATTGGCGAAATTTATAGTTCCACACCCAATGATCGAGCTGAGCAGACCGACAAAGCCGGGACAACAACGGCGAACTATTTGCATGAAGATATGAGTAAAAGTGTGCATGCTGAACTAAATGGGCGTAAAAATGACCAGGTTAGTGGCGAGACTTCGACTTTGGCTCCCATAGTCGAAACTAGACAATCAGTTGGATCGTCTACTCCAGAATCAGTGCTTTCTGTGAATGTCTCTAGCTCTACTAACTATTCTCTTGACCGTGAAAAACTCACTACTTCTGTCAGTCATTCTTTTCAAACTGCTTCGGACTTACACGATTCGAGTGATAACGTTCCTCCGAAAAACTCATCAAAAGCGAATAAGTCTTCGACTGAAATTGATGCTCCGCCGATGCTACGTCCGAATTCGGACGAAGATAAAATTACCGAGACTTCCGATACcacagataaaaataaatccgaTGTAAAAGTGCCTTCGATAACCGAAGTAGTACCTGAGTACATGGACATGATTGTAACGAAAATTGGTTCTTCGGGAACAACGTTCAATAATGTCTATACCAGTAGTAGCACCAGTACCAATTTAGACGCGCAAGATAAGTCCACTACAGATTATCCAATATCCATTAAcatagatgaaaaaagtaatagCGGGAGTTTCGGGATGATAGTTAATGAtccttcagaaaaaaataaaagtgaaaacgcAGATCTTGTTTTAGATAACTCTCGTTCGGTTAGTAAACATATAGATCCCGGTGACGTTAGTTTATCGTTTGGTCAAGATAACATCGAATCTGTAAATACATCCGCGATCCATGCAGACACTGCGAAAGGAACCGTCGAAGTTTTGCCTGTCGCTTTACCGTTGGTTGTAAGTCGCGTGGACAGCGAAACTGGTATGAATTCGAGTaaaactttggaaaaattagaactGCAATCGAAATCTGCGGCCAGTGTGAAAGAATCGGAAATATccgacaaagaaaaaactcgACAGGAAGAAAAGCAGATTAGAACAACCGTAAGCAAccaagatgaaaaaatcttgAGCGATTCCAGGGAGAAGTTGAATGAATCGGAAGTACTCGAGACTCCTGGAGTTATCAAGGAGACTCGAGAATTGTCCAGCGAAGATTCTTCTTCGGAATTTATTAACGGCGAAGGTTCAAGTGGCGATACACCTGCAGAAGCTGAAAAGTCAGAGGAATTACAAAGGGATTATCCAGTGTTCAGTTATGGCCAAGACGAGattgaaattgtaaaactgaGAACCGATCCTATTGACGCACCTATGGAATCAAAAATTGTCCCGAACTTGGCGACTAATGAAGTGAAAATCGAGGAGGCGAAGAACGTTCCCCCGACACTGACGACAaagcgaaaggaaaatttgATGATTGTGAATGCCGGAGAGGAGGAATTTACCGAGAAAATCGGTGATAAGATTGGACAAAGAGGAACAGACCGTTCAaacaatgacgatgatgacaaTAACAGCGTTCAACACGAAGATAAATCAAACCAAGGGTCAAAGTCATCTAACAACCCCCGCAATGGTCCCACGTTGCATGAAACGCATGAAACTTCGCAATCGATTAACGCAAACTCTATCACGTCTAACACAAACATAATTTCCGAACATCCGCTATCTGAGCAAGTGCACATCGTAGAAGTGCCTAGGGCTACGGAATTTCAACAGCAATCACGACGGGTAGTCGTCAATGTGACGATTGGTACGGAGGAATTCGCGGGCCCCTCAGAGTTTAAGAAAGCTTCTCGCCCACTGTACATGTTGTCTGTGTCCGTGCCAACCAATGGTGAAATTAACAGTTTTCCTGGAATTAACATCAGCCCCATACAATTACCCGCACAACCCGCAATGTCGAGCATGATGAGCAATCCAAGTGTCGTACTTGAACAAACAACAACCACACGAATACCACCCCCGCCGCAACCCCCGACAACACCTCCTCCGAGTTGGGGTGGTGAATGCGAATGCTCATGTCCCTGCATGGATTCTTATGAAAAGGATAACTTTTCAGAGGGATTGACTGCTTCGGAAGAGGCTTTGCTTCGTGACTTTGAGAATGAGAGCTTCAATTCTTCGTACGAAGAGACAGACTTGTTTAACAGTTCTGAAGATTATTCagaaacgaataataatttcactgAAATACATAATTTAGAAGATTTGTTAGAGATCGAAGAGTCGACGACAGAATCTTGGTTAAATAGTACGGATTTTACTGACACGGAGTCGACCACCGACTTCTCAGAGACGACAACCGAAGGTTATTGGTGTTCTGGGACAACGCCACTTCCCCCAGAGCCCACTATCCTGATTCTTGAAG GTGCCCGAACATTCCCCGCTCGATCATTCCCACCAGACGGCACAACGTTTGCTCAAGTGGCGCTCGGCCAGCGATTGAGCAAAGAAATTCCTCCATACAGTTACTGGAACATGCAATTTTATCAGTCGGAAGCAGCCTACGTCCGTTTCGATTACAACATCCCCAGAGGAGCGAGTATCGGAGTTTACGCAAGGCGAAATGCTCTGCCAACCCACACACAATACGATCTATTGGAAGTCCTCAGCGGCTTCAAGGCTCGAACTTCTCGGGCATCCCATGTTAGTGTCATT CAACCGTCAATAAAGAAGGAAGTAACGCACTACATGGAACCTGGCCACTGGTTCTTGTCTCTTTacaacgacgacggcgacCCACAAGAAGTTGCTTTCATAGCTGTGGTTGCGGAAGACATGACGCACAATTGTCCGAACGGATGCAGTGGCAAGGGAGAATGTCTGCTGGGTCATTGCCAATGTAACCCTGGTTTCGGGGGTGAAGATTGCAGCGACAGTGTATGCCCGGTGCTTTGCAGTCAGCGTGGAGAATACATAAACGGAGAGTGTCAATGCAATCCTGGTTGGAAAGGGAAAGAGTGTTCTCTTCGTCATGACGAGTGCGAAGTTCCAGACTGCAATGGTCACGGTCACTGTACCAACGGGAAATGTAACTGCGTTCGTGGTTACAAGGGAAAGTTTTGTGAGGAAATCGACTGTCCGCATCCAACTTGTTCGGGTCATGGCTTCTGTGCCGAAGGTACATGCATCTGCAAGAAGGGATGGAAAGGCGCGGATTGCAGCCAGATGGATAAAGAAGCATTGCAGTGTCTCCCAGATTGCAGTGGACACGGAAACTTTGATCTGGAAACGCAGACTTGCTTGTGTGAACCCATGTGGTCCGGTGACGACTGTTCAAAAG aactGTGTGATCTCGACTGCGGACCCCACGGACATTGCGTGGACAACGCGTGCGATTGCGTGCCCGGATGGTCCGGCGAACTGTGCAACATGAAGCAATGTGATCCACGGTGCAACGAACATGGGCAATGCAAAAATGGAACCTGCCTCTGCGTAACCGGATGGAATGGAAAGCACTGCACTATGGAAGGATGTCCAAACTCCTGCTCGGGACATGGACAGTGCAGGGTGAACGGGGACGCGCAATGGGAATGCCGATGCTACGATGGATGGGATGGAACTGATTGCAGCGTCCTTTTGGAGCAAAATTGCAGCGACAGCCGAGATAATGACAAGG ATGGTCTCGTCGATTGCGAGGATCCTGAGTGCTGCGCGAATCATCACTGTCGAGATAGTCAACTCTGCGTTTCAGCCCCGAAACCAATCGACATTCTACTTCGGAAACAGCCGCCAGCAATCACTGCGTCATTCTTCGAAAGAATGAAGTTCTTGATCGATGAAGGCAGTTTACAAAACTACGCTCGCCAGGAGACATTCAACGAAAG CCGATCTGCTGTGGTACGTGGCCGAGTCGTTACCGCCCTTGGTACCGGACTCATGGGCGTCAGAGTGAGCACCAGCACTCCGCTCGAGGGTTTCACCCTAACGCGAGACGATGGATGGTTCGATTTACTCGTTAACGGAGGAGGTGCCGTCACCCTTCAGTTTGGAAGATCTCCTTTCAAACCGCAAAGCCATATCGTGTTCGTTCCGTGGAATGAG GTGATCATAATCGATAAAATCGTTATGAGTACGACAGATGAAAAACAGATTTCTCACATCCCCCACGCTTGTGCGGCACACGATTACGATCTTATGAAACCAGTCGTTCTCGCTACCTGGAAACACGGATTCCAAGGAGCCTGCCCGGATAAGAGCGCCATTCTCGCTGAGTCCCAAGTCATACAAGAGAGTCTTCAAATACCCGGTACCGGTCTGAATCTCGTGTATCACAGCTCACGAGCTGCCGGCTACTTGTCAACCATCCAACTGCAATTGACCCCCGAAACAATTCCACCGTCCCTCAATTTGATTCACTTGCGAATCACTATTGAAGGTATTTTGTTCGAGAAGACATTCGAAGCCGACCCAATTATAAAATTCACTTACGCTTGGAATCGACTGAACGTTTATCGGCAACGCGTTTACGGAGTAACTACGGCTATGGTCAAGGTGGGATACGAATATATCGATTGCAAGGACATTATTTGGGATGTGCAAACCACCAAGCTAAGCGGACACGATATGTCGATATCGGAAGTGGGAGGATGGAATCTAGACATTCATCATAGATACAATTTCCACGAAGGAATATTACAGAAGGGAGACGGTTCCAATATCTATCTGAAACACAAGCCAAGAGTAATTTTAACATCAATGGGAGACGGGCATCAGAGACCGTTGGACTGCTTCGACTGCGACGGTCAAGCCTCGAAGCAAAGGCTGCTCGCCCCCGTAGCACTTGCCGCTGCACCCGATGGCTCAATTTTCGTCGGTGACTTCAATctcgtgagaaaaattttggtgGACGGAACTGTGAAGACCGTCGTTCGGCTCAA CGCGACGAGAGTTTCTTACCGATACCACATAGCATTGAGTCCACTGGACGGTGTCCTCTACATATCTGATCCAGAGTCACACCAGATAATCCGGGTTCGCGACACGAACGATTACTCCGACCCAGAACACAATTGGGAGACCGTGGTCGGTTCCGGTGAACGTTGTCTTCCAGGGGATGAAGCTCATTGCGGTGACGGAGCTTTGGCGCGTGATGCGAAACTCGCTTACCCCAAAGGTGTAGCCGTATCGGCAGACAACGTCCTTTACTTTGCTGACGGTACGAACATAAGGATGGTGGATCGCGATGGAATAATTACAACCGTTATCGGAAACCACATGCACAAATCACATTGGAAGCCGATCCCCTGCGAAGGAACTTTGAATGTTGAGGAGGTCCATCTCAGGTGGCCTACCGAGCTGGCTATTAATCCGTTGGATAATTCGTTGCACATGATCGACGATCACATGGTTTTACAATTAGCACCCGATGGACGTGTCAAGGTCGTGGCCGGACGTCCGCTACACTGCGCTTCACCCTCGACAACTTTCGATACCGAATTAGCGACACACGCGACTTTGGTAATGCCGCAGAGCATCGGGTTCGGACCCGCTGGGGATTTATACATTGCGGAAAGTGACTCCCAGCGTATAAATCGCGTAAGGGTCATTGGGAcggacggaaaaatttcaccatatGCCGGTGCTGAGTCAAAATGTAATTGTTTGGAACGAGGATGCGACTGCTTCGAAGCTGATCATTACCTGGCGTCTAGTTCGAAATTCAACACCATTTCGGCTGTAGCGGTTTCTCCGGACGGCATCGTACATATCGGTGATCAAGCAAACTATAGAATTCGATCTGTTATGGCGAGCATACCGGATGCCAGTGGGGCAAGGGAGTACGAGATATATTCCCCCGATACCCAGGAGATCTATGTTTTCAATAGATTCGGCCAACATATCGCAACGAAAAACATTCTCACCGGTGAAACAAATTATCTATTTGCTTATAACGTTAACACGAGCAACGGAAAGCTAAGTACCGTAACCGATGCTGCCGGAAACAAGGTATTCTTGCTAAGGGATTATTCCAGCCAAGTAAATTCGATTGAGAATACCAAAGGACAGAAATGCAGGTTGAGAATGTCGAGGATGAAGATGCTCCACGAATTAAGCACTCCGGATAATTATAACGTCACTTTCGATTACCACGGACCCACCGGACTATTGAAAACCAAACTTGACAGCACCGGCAGGAGCTACGTTTACAATTACGACGAATTCGGAAGACTTACTTCCGCCGTCACCCCGACTGGTAAAGTTATCAGTCTAACATTCGACCTCAGCGTGAAAGGTGCCACCGTCAAGATCGGACAGAATAACAGAAAGCCTGTTTCCATGCTTATCAAGGGCTCCTCGGTTGTAACTAAGGTCGGAGAAGCGGAACAAAGAACGATTGTTCTCGGCGATGGTAGCGTGGGTCGAGTAACTCCCTGGTTGCACACCGTAAGTACGGACACAGTCCCCTATTCCATTTTGGCGGAGATCGAACCACTGCTCGGAGAGAGCTATCCGGTACCAGCGAAACAACGAACGGAAATCGCTGGTGATCTAGCGAACAGATTCGAATGGAGATATTTCCTGAGAAGAGTACAGGGAAATAAAAACCGTGGAAATGCCAAGGCAGTGGCGCAAGTTGGCAGAAAACTTCGCATCAATGGTGAAAATCTTCTTTCACTCGAGTACGACAGAGAGTCCAATACGGTCGCTGTATTTATGGACGACCGCGTCGAGCTTTTGAATGTCACTTACGACAGAACAGCCAGGCCAGTCAAGTGGGGACCGAGAAATGGAATCTTTGCCGGTGTCGATTTGGAATACGACAGATTCAGTAGATTGACCAGTTGGACATGGGGCGATATCAGCGAAACGTACGGCTTCGATAGGGCAGGCAGACtttacgaaataaaatacagcGATGGAACGGCGATGATATACGCTTTCAAAGACATGTTCAGCAGTCTGCCTCTAAAAGTCACGACTCCTCGTGGCAGCGATTATCTATTACAGTACGATGAGGCTGGTGCTCTTCAATCTCTGACCACTCCTAGGGGTCATATTCACGCCTTTTCTCTGCAAACTTCCCTTGGCTTCTACAAGTATCAGTATTACTCACCAATGAACAGACATCCGTACGAAATTCTCTACAATGACGACGGTCAGATATTGGCCAAAGTTTACCCGCACCAGAGCGGAAAAGTCGCGTACGTCTACGACCACACCGGAAAACTAGAAACTACATTAGCAG GTTTGTCATCAATTCACTACACATATCAAGAAGCGACGAGTCTGGTGCGAAGTATCGACGTAAACGAGCCAAACTTTGAAATGCGTCTGGAATACAAATACCACGCTGGAATCGTGAAGGATGAGAAGATTAAGTTCGGCAGTAAGAGCGGAATGGACAACGCGCATTATCGCTACCAGTACGATGGTAATGCGCGCATATCCGGACTCGAGGTAGACATCAATGGAAAGGAACTACCCCAATTGCGCATCAAGTACAACCAGAACCTTGGACTTCTTGAGGGTGTTAGCGACCTGAGAATTTACAGAAATACGTTCAACAGATCCGTCATGCAGGATACAAGCAAGCAGTTCTTCACCATAACAGACTACGACGATCACGGTAGGATAAAAACTGTCCTGATGAATATAAGATCTCTTGATGTGTTCAGGATGGAACTTGAATACGACAATAGAAATCGCATAAAAATGAGGAAGTTCAACATCGGTAGAGAATCAATGATGGACAAAATCACGTATAACGCCGATGGTCACGTTCTCGAAGTCGCTGACACCGACAACAACTGGCAATACAGTTACGATGAGAACGGTAACATCATCGGAGTGACGGAACAGAACGAGAAAATCACGTTGGGCTATGACAGCGGGGATCGTGTTGTTCAATACGGAGACGTTGAGTTTAATTCCTACGACGGTAGGGGTTTCGTGGTCAGAAGAGGTGAACACAAATACAGATATAACTCGAGAGGACAGCTGATCCACGCCTTCGAACACGATAAATTCCAAATTTGGTACTTCTATGACGACCGCGGCAGACTTGTGGCGTGGAACGACGATCGTGGAAATATAACGCAGTACTTCTACGCGAATCCAAGAACACCAGATCTGATTACACACGTGCATTTCCCGAAGTCCTCGAAGACTTTCAGGTTCCTATACGACGCGAGAGACTTTTTGATCACGGTTGAGACCTCTGAACAAAGATTCTACGTCGCGTCCGATCAGAATGGTTCTCCCTTGGCACTGTTCGACACTAACGGCAACTTGATAAAGGAAATGGGTAGAACACCGTTCGGTAAAATCATAAAAGACACGAATCCAGATTTCTACCTTCCGATTGACTTCCACGGTGGATTATTGGATCCTAACACAAGACTCGTGTACTTGAAAAAACGCCTTTACGATCCAGCGGTTGGACAATGGATGACACCAGCTTGGGAGCAAATGGCGAACAAACTTACAACTCCGACTGATATATTCATCTACCGATTCCGCAACAACGACCCAATAAACAACAAACAGAACGTCGAATACATGACGGATCTTCCAAGTTGGCTCATGCTCTACGGCTACGACGTCTCGGCCATGCTCGGTTCGGAATACACCAAGGAAATGGTTTACCAGCCAAGTGCCACCATCACGTCTCCTCAATTGACACCAGAATTCGGTGTGATGTCCGGGTTGCAATGTATCGTCAACAGGGTCCACGAGAAATTCTCCGACCTCGGTTTCGTCCCGAAACCGCTTCTAAAGCTGGAACCAAAGACTCGAAATCTTCTTCCTAGAGTCGCACACAGAAGAGCGGTATTCGGAGAAGGTGTACTGGTATCAAGGGTCGGAGGTCGCGCCTTAGTAAGCGTAGTTGATGGGGTGAACAGCGTTGTTCAAGATGTGGTAACTTCGGTCTTCAACAGTTCGTTCTTTTTGCCATTGCACTTCAGTGTTCACGATCAAGATGTATTCTACTTCGTGAAAGACAATGCCCTGAAGATTAGGGATGATATGGAGGAACTCCGTCGTCTGGGGGGTATGTTTAATGTTTCCACTCACGAAACAACGGAACATGGGGCTGGAACCTGGAAAGAATTAAGGTTGCACAATCCAGACGCAGCCGTTGTAATAAAATACGGTGCAGATCCCGAGCAAGAGAGGCATAGGATATTAAAACACGCTCACAAAAGAGCGGTGGAAAGAGCttgggaaattgaaaaacaattagTAGCCGCCGGTTTCCAAGGTCGCGGTGACTGGACggaagaagagaaggaggaaTTGATAAATCACGGTGACGTTGATGGTTACGAGGGTGTGGATATTCACagtgtacataggtatccgCAGCTCGCTGACGATCCAGGAAATGTCGCATTTACAAGAGacacaaaaaggaaaagacgAAAGAGTGGTAACAGACGCAACAGAATTCACAGGCATGACTCGTga